From the Acidimicrobiales bacterium genome, the window CCCGCTGCTCGAGGGCTTCGGGCTGCCCGTCGTCGAGGCGATGCGGGCGGGGACGCCGGTCGTGGCGAGCCCCGTGCCCGCGGCGGGCGGCGCGGCGCACCTCGTGGATCCGCTCGACGTGGAGGCGATCGCGGAGGGCCTGCGCGCGGTCGCGCTCGACGAGGCGCTGCGGCGCCGCCTCGTCGAGGCGGGCCGGTCGCGCGTGGCCGGGCTCACCTGGCGCTCGGCGGCGGCGGCCCACGTCGCGCAGTGGGAGGCGGTCCGGGCGAGGGGCACGCGTGGCCGCTGAGCCGCTGCGCGTCGGCGTCGACGTCACCGCCGTGCCCGCCCGGCCCGCCGGCGCCGGCGTGTACACCCTCGAGCTCGTGCGCGCCCTCGCCCGGCGCGAGGACACGGCGCTGCGGCTGCTCGCGCGCCGGGGCGACGGGCCGCGCTGGGCGGCGTGCGCGCCCGCCGCCGAGGTGGCGGCGACGGCGCCTGCGGCTCGCCCGGCGCGCCTCGTGTGGGGCGAGCTCTGCCTCGCGGCAGCGGCGACGCGTGGGCGCTCGCCGGCCTCGGTCCTCCACTGCCCCCACTACACCATGCCCGCCCGGCCCACCGTGCCGGTCGCCGTCACGGTCCACGACCTCACGCTCGTCGAGCGCCCGGCCTGGCACGAGCGCTCGAAGGTCCTCGTCTTCCGGCGCGCCCTCAAGGTCGCGGCGGCGCGCGCCGAGGCGATCATCGTGCCGAGCCGCCACACCGCCGAGCGGCTCGTGGCCGCCTACGACGTGGCGGGCGCGGTCCGGGTCATCCCCCACGGCGTGGACCACGCCCGCTTCACGCCGACCGAGCCCGCACCGGGGGCGGACCGGGCAGCGCTCGCCGCGCTCGGCCTCAGCCGGCCCTACGTCGTCCACCTCGGGACGATCGAGCCGCGCAAGGACCTCGCCACCCTGGTCGCCGCGTTCGACTGCCTCGCCGGGCGTCGCGGCGACCTCGAGCTCGTCCTCGCCGGCGCGCCGGGGTGGGGCAGGCGCGTGCTCGCCGCCGCGCTGCGCTCGGCGCGCCATCGCGACCGCGTGCGCCAGCTCGGCTACGTGCCGCCGGCAGCGGTCCCGGCCCTCCTGCGCCAGGCGGCCGCCGTCGCCTACCCGTCGCTCGAGGAGGGCTTCGGGCTGCCGGCGCTCGAGGCGCTGGCCTGCGGCGCGCCCCTCGTGACGACCGAGGGCACGGCGATGGCGGAGCTGGCGGGCGAGGCGGCCGTCCTCGTGCCGAAGGCGGACCCCGGGGCGCTCGCCGACGCCCTCGAGCTCGCCACGGCGCGCGACGCGGCGGCCGAACGCCGCCGGCGAGCGGGGCTGCGCAAGGCTGCCGAGCACACCTGGGAGGCCTGCGCGGCAGCGCACGTCGAGGTCTTCGCCGAGCTCGCCCGCGGCACGCGCCGCAGGCCCGCGGGGAGCGCCGGCGGCTAGCCTTGACGGGTGCGCGCCTTCCTCACCGGCGGGACCGGCTTCGTCGGCACCTGGCTGGCGCGTCACCTCGAGGCGATGGGCGACACCGTCGCGATCCTCCCGCCGGGCCTCGACGTCGCCGAGGCGGGGGCGCTCGACGGCCCGCTGCGCGAGGCCGCCCCCGACGTCGTCTTCCACCTCGCGGCGCTCACCCACGTCGGGCGCTCCTGGGAGGCGCCGGCGAGGACCTTCCGGGTCAACGCCCTCGGGACCCTCGAGGTGCTCGAGGCTGCCCGCCGCCTGGCGTCCCGGCCGCGGGTCGTCCTCGTGAGCTCCGCCGAGGTCTACGGCCGCGGCAGCGGCGCCCCGCTTCGCGAGACCGCGCCGCTGCAGCCGGTGACGCCGTACGCGGCGAGCAAGGTCGCGGCGGAGTTCCTGGGGCTGCAGGCGTTCCTCGGCGGCGGCCTCGACGTCGTCGTCGCGCGGCCCTTCAACCACGTCGGCCCGGGCCAGTCGCCCGACTTCGTCGTCTCGGCGCTCGCCCGGCGGGTCGCGCTGGCCGAGCTGAGCGGCGAGCCGGAGATCCGCGTCGGCAACCTGGCGGCGGCGCGCGACTTCACCGACGTGCGAGACGTCGTCCGTGCCTACCGCCTCCTCGCCGAGCTCGCCGATCCCGGCGAGGTCTACAACGTGTGCTCGGGGGAGGCGGTCGCGATCTCGACGGTCCTCGACGAGCTCATCGCCCTCTCGGCGGCGAAGGTGATCCCCGTCGTCGACCCGGCGCTCGTCCGCCCCGTGGACGTGCCCGTGCTGCGCGGCGACCCGGGGCGGATCGCCGCCCGCTGCGGTTGGCGCCCGGAGATCGACCGCTCGACGACGCTCGCCGAGGTGCTCGAGGACTGGCGCCAGCGGCTCGCGCCGGCGCGGGCCTGAGCGCTCAGGGGGACGCGGGGGGCCGACGGGGCGGCCGGCCCACCTGGCGCAGGGAGCGCTCCAGGCAGCGCAGGGCTGCGCGTCCCCGCTCGCGGCCCCCGAGCGCCTGCCGGCGGGCCCACCCGAGGCCGAGGACGGCGGCGCCGAGCGCGAGGTAGGCCGCCTCCTTCGCGCTGCGGCCGAGCTCCCGTCGCACGTCCACCACGGCGCGAGCCTACCCGGGGGGCGCGTGCACACGTCCGGCGCGCCAGGGCCGGCGGCCGGGACCCGGGCGCGCGCGCCGCCTCGCGAGCTAGGGTGTCGCTCCTGATGGCGGAGGATCAGGCGCCACCCGTCGTCGCCGTCGTCGTCTCGAACGACCCGGGCCCCTGGTTCGAGGAGTGCCTCGAGTCGCTCGCCGCCCAGGACTACGCCGCGCTCACCGTCCTCGTCGTCGACGCCGGGAGCCGCGAGCCGCTGGCACCGAGGGTCGCCGCCGTGGCGCCGGACTTCTACCTCACGCGCACCGACTCGAACGCCGGCTTCGGCCCGAGCGCGAACGTCGTCCTCGACCTCGTCGAGGGGGGCAGCCACTTCCTCTTCTGCCACGACGACGTCGTCCTCGCACCGGACGCGCTGCGCCGCATGGTCGAGGAGTCGTTCCGCTCCAACGCCGGCATCGTGACGCCGAAGCTCGTCGACTACGACGACGCCGACCGCATCCTCCAGCTGGGCCTCGGCGTCGACCGCTTCGGGGCCCCGGTGCGGCGGGTCGGCCGGCGCGAGTTCGACCAGGCCCAGCACGACGAGGTGCGGGAGGTCTTCGCGGCCCCCGGTGGCTGCACGCTCGCCAGGACGGACCTGTTCGCGGCGATCGGCGGGTACGACCGCGAGATCTCGATGTTCGGCGAGGACGTCGATCTGTGCTGGCGGGCGCGCCTCGCGGGCGCCCGGGTCGTCGTCGCTCCCTCGGCGCAGGTGCGCCATCGGGAGGCGACCGCGGCGCGCCAGCGGCCGCTCCCCGAGGCGCGCGCGCTGCAGTGGCGCCACGAGCTGCGGGCCGTGCTGAAGAACTACGGCCGCTGGCGGCTGTGGCTCGTCGGTGCCCAGCTCGTCGTGCTGAGCCTGGCCGAGATGGCGTACTTCCTCGCCATCGGCAAGCGTTGGCGTGCCCGGCAGGTGCTCGACGCCTGGCGCTGGAACCTCGCCGCGCCGCGCCGGCTGCGCCAGGCCCGAGCCGACGTCGGCCGCACGCGCCGACTGCCCGACCGCCTCGTCTGCGGGCTCTTCACGCGCCGGACCTCGCGTCTGTGGCGCTTCGTCGAGCCCCTCCTCGAAGAACGCGCCCTGCGCTGGGGCCACGCCAGCCGGTCGCGCCAGCCGGCACAAGGCGAAGACGCCCGTCCGGGCGCATCCCGCGTGCGCCGGGTGCACCGGCCGCGCCAGGTGCGCATCGGCGCGGCCCTCGTCGTCCTCGTCGTCCTCTTCGGCGCCCGCTCGCTCATCTTCGGGCACCTGCCCCTCGTCGGCGGGCTCCTCCCGCTCCCGTCGCCGGCGCACCTGCTCGCGCGCTTCTTCGGCGGCTGGCGGGACGCGGGCATGCAGCGCCCGGGCCCGGCGCCGCCCGCGTTCGCCCTCCTCGGCCTCGCCGGCTTCGCGCTCCTCGGTGCAATGGGCCAGGTGCTCAAGGTCGGCATCGCGCTGTGCCTCGTCGCCGGCGCGCTCGGCGCGGCGCGCCTCGTGCGCCCCGTCGCGGGCCCGGCCGGCCGCCTCGCGGCGGCGGCCGCCTACCTCTTCCTCCCCCTCGCCTGGAACGACCTCGCGCGCGGCGACGTCCTCGGGCTCGTCGCCTACGCCGGCGCGCCCTACGTGCTCGCTCGGATCTGGCGGGCCCACGACAGCGCCGGGGGCGGCGCCCTCGAGCTCGCGCGCGAGGTGCTCGCCCTCGGTGCCCTGCTCGCGCTCTGTGGCGCCTTCGTCCCCCTGCTCGCGCTGCTCGCGCCCGTCTGCGCCGTCGCCGTCGCGCTCGGCTCGCTCCTCGCGGGTCG encodes:
- a CDS encoding glycosyltransferase family 1 protein, which translates into the protein MAAEPLRVGVDVTAVPARPAGAGVYTLELVRALARREDTALRLLARRGDGPRWAACAPAAEVAATAPAARPARLVWGELCLAAAATRGRSPASVLHCPHYTMPARPTVPVAVTVHDLTLVERPAWHERSKVLVFRRALKVAAARAEAIIVPSRHTAERLVAAYDVAGAVRVIPHGVDHARFTPTEPAPGADRAALAALGLSRPYVVHLGTIEPRKDLATLVAAFDCLAGRRGDLELVLAGAPGWGRRVLAAALRSARHRDRVRQLGYVPPAAVPALLRQAAAVAYPSLEEGFGLPALEALACGAPLVTTEGTAMAELAGEAAVLVPKADPGALADALELATARDAAAERRRRAGLRKAAEHTWEACAAAHVEVFAELARGTRRRPAGSAGG
- a CDS encoding GDP-mannose 4,6-dehydratase, with product MRAFLTGGTGFVGTWLARHLEAMGDTVAILPPGLDVAEAGALDGPLREAAPDVVFHLAALTHVGRSWEAPARTFRVNALGTLEVLEAARRLASRPRVVLVSSAEVYGRGSGAPLRETAPLQPVTPYAASKVAAEFLGLQAFLGGGLDVVVARPFNHVGPGQSPDFVVSALARRVALAELSGEPEIRVGNLAAARDFTDVRDVVRAYRLLAELADPGEVYNVCSGEAVAISTVLDELIALSAAKVIPVVDPALVRPVDVPVLRGDPGRIAARCGWRPEIDRSTTLAEVLEDWRQRLAPARA
- a CDS encoding glycosyltransferase family 2 protein, translated to MAEDQAPPVVAVVVSNDPGPWFEECLESLAAQDYAALTVLVVDAGSREPLAPRVAAVAPDFYLTRTDSNAGFGPSANVVLDLVEGGSHFLFCHDDVVLAPDALRRMVEESFRSNAGIVTPKLVDYDDADRILQLGLGVDRFGAPVRRVGRREFDQAQHDEVREVFAAPGGCTLARTDLFAAIGGYDREISMFGEDVDLCWRARLAGARVVVAPSAQVRHREATAARQRPLPEARALQWRHELRAVLKNYGRWRLWLVGAQLVVLSLAEMAYFLAIGKRWRARQVLDAWRWNLAAPRRLRQARADVGRTRRLPDRLVCGLFTRRTSRLWRFVEPLLEERALRWGHASRSRQPAQGEDARPGASRVRRVHRPRQVRIGAALVVLVVLFGARSLIFGHLPLVGGLLPLPSPAHLLARFFGGWRDAGMQRPGPAPPAFALLGLAGFALLGAMGQVLKVGIALCLVAGALGAARLVRPVAGPAGRLAAAAAYLFLPLAWNDLARGDVLGLVAYAGAPYVLARIWRAHDSAGGGALELAREVLALGALLALCGAFVPLLALLAPVCAVAVALGSLLAGRPAGGARCLAVSVGGLAVAFALLFPWSLTFVQPGARLSALAGPLAAADHLPSLAALARFDVGPFGAGPLGDALVLSALLPVLVARGERFVWAARGWAVALGVLALSWALAEGWLGAGGGETRVVLAPAAAAIAALVGDGVAAVRADVVGRSFGWRHVAAAGWCCLVAAGALPVLGATLGGRFGLPTTGYDAVLSWIDSGPPARVLWLGDGRALPLGAWQVAPGLALGVSEGGLPDATRLWPSANPGEAAALGRAVVAASSGMTVDLGADLASAGVRYVVVPSALAPVLAGVQQASAANPPEALVGGLAAQADLHQLPSEGGAQVFENAAWRPGSGVPGSLAGPGGTPAPLRGLAVALELALWVAAAVGLARLPSGARARRRGSHARRPAPEAAAAGDLGVLAEVGG